The sequence ATATTTATCAGGTGGGTGGGGACGGCAAGCATATTCTTGCCGGAGAGGCAACAAGACTTGCTTTCCTCGGAGACATGATCAGCATACCGGGTAAATTCGGATATATTGCCAAATTTGTCAGTATTGGAGATCTGTTTGTAGTTATGGGAATATTTGCTCTGATACTTCAAATCTTACTTGAAAA comes from Syntrophales bacterium and encodes:
- a CDS encoding DUF5317 domain-containing protein; translation: IYQVGGDGKHILAGEATRLAFLGDMISIPGKFGYIAKFVSIGDLFVVMGIFALILQILLENESKDKSEGNLAGHK